A single genomic interval of Saccharothrix saharensis harbors:
- a CDS encoding S8 family peptidase translates to MSRSRVVARSAVPVLAAILVAGSTAGTALAAEDPLAPSVANARGLDAGKLQLKVSDRLSAAQGRVTAFVELEAKPAVDTFAEKTGQGATKQQAKDAARATKNDAGRITDQVVGALKGKDSATKELFRTANGVPGVVVQADAAKVRELAQRADVKSVRTVVPKSRQNSTAVQLTNTLKAWQQYGKLGDDTRIGIIDTGIDYTHSDFAGPGTIEAFKAIDETKVDASYFPTAKVVGGYDFVGNAYDGESDDPAINTPKPDPNPLDCNGHGSHVAGTAAGFGVNADGSTFKGDYTKLTPEALDAMRIGPGTAPKALLYALKVFGCDGSTNVTAQALDWALDPDGDGDFSDHLDVVNLSLGSDYGAPDDPDSLFVRKLNASGVLTVFSAGNGGDLYDIGGSPGSTPEALTVASTRDAYVLRDAVEVTAPGGAAGKKPGQYSVAFDYEGLELTAPVVAMSDAANKDGCLPFSAADKAAVAGKTVWLEWDDNDATRRCGSVGRTNNATAAGAVGALFTSNLEHFNAGISGNAAIPVFQLTGSATAALRPALAAGTLTVRQSGDLRTSLATYDQSISDTPSSFTSRGVRGPVVKPDVAAPGDTIASALVGSGNKTMVNSGTSMAAPHITGIAALVRQVHPDWTPEEVKAAVMNTAGHDVKADGKTYAPNRVGAGRVDGKAAVENQVLAYVQDDPGAVSASFGTVEVSGPVSLTKTIKVVNKSTKWVDYAVGYEALTQIPGVRYELSTSTVRLSPRGIARVAVTLKIDDPKALRKTVDPTVEANHLDVPRQYLADASGRVVLTPKSGSPVALRVPVYSAPKPVADINVAGNVRINGKGQGVLNLTGRAVNQGAYQSLVSVLELQASSPRLPECRRNVTTNCVLNNTAKGGDLRYVGAASTAPLAKAQGNPQDAMLAFGVATWGNWYNLGSNTIPFIDIDTNGDGAFDYEVYATKLTDTDLLVAATVDLSTGATVDLQGVNGQFGDVDTNVFDTNVVVLPVLLSALGIDPSADTSRISYQVGVAGFYVAPGTSNGLIDSIPDALSFDPLKPGVWVQGGGDPALSYQARPATALVVNHDAAAAAADGANSLLVLHHHNATGDKADVVKVKAPRTSPAARVVA, encoded by the coding sequence GTGAGCCGATCTCGCGTTGTCGCCAGATCTGCCGTACCGGTGCTGGCCGCGATACTCGTCGCCGGGTCCACCGCCGGTACCGCGCTGGCCGCGGAAGATCCACTGGCGCCGTCCGTCGCGAACGCGCGCGGGCTGGATGCGGGCAAGTTGCAGTTGAAGGTGTCCGACCGGCTGTCGGCCGCCCAGGGCAGGGTCACCGCGTTCGTGGAGCTCGAGGCCAAGCCGGCCGTCGACACGTTCGCCGAGAAGACCGGCCAGGGCGCGACCAAGCAGCAGGCCAAGGACGCCGCCAGGGCGACGAAGAACGACGCCGGTCGGATCACCGACCAGGTCGTGGGCGCCTTGAAGGGCAAGGACTCCGCCACCAAGGAGCTGTTCCGGACCGCCAACGGCGTGCCCGGCGTGGTCGTCCAGGCCGACGCCGCCAAGGTGCGCGAGCTGGCCCAGCGCGCGGACGTGAAGTCCGTGCGCACCGTGGTGCCGAAGTCGCGCCAGAACTCCACCGCCGTGCAGCTGACCAACACGCTCAAGGCGTGGCAGCAGTACGGCAAGCTCGGTGACGACACCCGCATCGGCATCATCGACACGGGCATCGACTACACCCACAGCGACTTCGCGGGCCCCGGCACCATCGAGGCGTTCAAGGCGATCGACGAGACCAAGGTCGACGCCTCGTACTTCCCGACCGCCAAGGTGGTCGGCGGCTACGACTTCGTCGGCAACGCCTACGACGGCGAGAGCGACGACCCGGCGATCAACACCCCGAAGCCGGACCCGAACCCGCTCGACTGCAACGGCCACGGCTCGCACGTCGCCGGCACCGCGGCGGGCTTCGGCGTCAACGCCGACGGCTCCACCTTCAAGGGCGACTACACCAAGCTCACCCCCGAGGCGCTGGACGCGATGCGCATCGGCCCCGGCACCGCGCCGAAGGCGCTGCTGTACGCGCTCAAGGTGTTCGGCTGCGACGGTTCGACCAACGTCACCGCGCAGGCGCTGGACTGGGCGCTCGACCCCGACGGTGACGGCGACTTCTCCGACCACCTCGACGTGGTCAACCTGTCGCTCGGCTCCGACTACGGCGCCCCGGACGACCCCGACAGCCTGTTCGTGCGCAAGCTGAACGCCTCCGGCGTGCTCACGGTGTTCTCCGCGGGCAACGGCGGCGACCTGTACGACATCGGCGGCTCGCCGGGCAGCACCCCCGAGGCGCTGACCGTGGCCAGCACCCGTGACGCGTACGTGCTGCGCGACGCGGTCGAGGTCACCGCGCCCGGTGGCGCGGCCGGCAAGAAGCCCGGCCAGTACAGCGTGGCGTTCGACTACGAGGGCCTGGAGCTCACCGCGCCGGTCGTGGCGATGAGCGACGCGGCCAACAAGGACGGCTGCCTGCCGTTCTCGGCCGCGGACAAGGCCGCGGTCGCGGGCAAGACGGTGTGGCTGGAGTGGGACGACAACGACGCCACGCGTCGCTGCGGCTCGGTCGGCCGGACCAACAACGCCACCGCCGCGGGCGCCGTCGGCGCGCTGTTCACCTCGAACCTGGAGCACTTCAACGCGGGCATCTCCGGCAACGCGGCGATCCCGGTGTTCCAGCTGACCGGTTCCGCCACCGCCGCGCTGCGCCCGGCGCTGGCCGCGGGCACGCTGACCGTCCGCCAGTCGGGCGACCTGCGCACCTCGCTGGCCACGTACGACCAGTCGATCAGCGACACCCCGAGCTCGTTCACCTCGCGCGGCGTGCGCGGCCCGGTCGTGAAGCCGGACGTGGCGGCGCCCGGTGACACCATCGCCTCCGCGCTGGTCGGCTCCGGCAACAAGACGATGGTCAACTCGGGCACCTCGATGGCCGCGCCGCACATCACCGGCATCGCGGCGCTGGTGCGCCAGGTCCACCCGGACTGGACGCCGGAAGAGGTCAAGGCCGCGGTCATGAACACCGCGGGCCACGACGTGAAGGCCGACGGCAAGACCTACGCGCCCAACCGCGTCGGCGCCGGCCGCGTCGACGGCAAGGCCGCGGTCGAGAACCAGGTCCTCGCCTACGTGCAGGACGACCCGGGCGCCGTGTCCGCGTCGTTCGGCACGGTCGAGGTGTCCGGTCCGGTCAGCCTCACCAAGACCATCAAGGTGGTCAACAAGTCCACCAAGTGGGTGGACTACGCGGTGGGCTACGAGGCGCTGACGCAGATCCCGGGCGTGCGCTACGAGCTGTCCACGAGCACCGTGCGGCTCAGCCCGCGCGGCATCGCCCGGGTCGCCGTGACGCTGAAGATCGATGACCCGAAGGCGCTGCGCAAGACGGTCGACCCGACCGTCGAGGCCAACCACCTCGACGTGCCGCGCCAGTACCTGGCCGATGCGTCGGGCCGGGTCGTGCTCACGCCCAAGTCCGGCTCGCCGGTGGCCCTGCGGGTGCCGGTGTACTCGGCGCCGAAGCCGGTGGCCGACATCAACGTCGCGGGCAACGTGCGGATCAACGGCAAGGGCCAGGGCGTGCTGAACCTGACCGGCCGGGCCGTCAACCAGGGCGCCTACCAGTCCCTGGTGAGCGTGCTGGAGCTGCAGGCGTCCTCGCCGCGGCTGCCCGAGTGCCGCCGCAACGTCACCACGAACTGCGTGCTGAACAACACCGCCAAGGGCGGCGACCTGCGCTACGTCGGCGCGGCCTCGACCGCTCCGCTGGCCAAGGCGCAGGGCAACCCGCAGGACGCGATGCTCGCGTTCGGTGTCGCGACCTGGGGCAACTGGTACAACCTGGGCAGCAACACCATCCCGTTCATCGACATCGACACCAACGGTGACGGCGCGTTCGACTACGAGGTCTACGCGACCAAGCTGACCGACACCGACCTGCTGGTCGCGGCCACGGTGGACCTGAGCACCGGCGCCACGGTCGACCTGCAGGGCGTCAACGGCCAGTTCGGCGACGTCGACACGAACGTGTTCGACACGAACGTGGTGGTCCTGCCGGTGCTGCTGTCGGCGCTCGGCATCGACCCGTCGGCGGACACCTCGCGGATCTCCTACCAGGTCGGTGTGGCCGGGTTCTACGTCGCACCGGGCACGTCCAACGGCCTGATCGACTCGATCCCGGACGCGCTGTCGTTCGACCCGCTCAAGCCGGGCGTGTGGGTGCAGGGCGGCGGTGACCCGGCGCTGTCCTACCAGGCCCGCCCGGCGACCGCCCTGGTCGTCAACCACGACGCGGCGGCGGCCGCGGCCGACGGCGCGAACAGCCTGCTGGTCCTGCACCACCACAACGCCACCGGTGACAAGGCGGACGTGGTCAAGGTGAAGGCCCCGCGGACGAGCCCGGCCGCGCGCGTAGTGGCCTGA
- a CDS encoding 3-isopropylmalate dehydrogenase — protein sequence MRLAVIPGDGIGPEVVAEALKVLGEVVPAAEITRYDLGAARWHATGELLPESVLGELRQHDAILLGAVGDPSVPSGILERGLLLRLRFELDHHVNLRPARLYPGVRSPIADPPEIDMVVVREGTEGLYAGNGGLLRKDTPHEIATEVSINTSFGVERVVRDAFARAANRPRKHLTLVHKTNVLTHAGSLWSRVVEEVSLQHPDVTVAYQHVDAATIHLVTDPGRYDVIVTDNLFGDILTDLAAAVTGGIGLAASGNLDVTRRNPSMFEPVHGSAPDIAGQGIADPTAAVLSVALMLDHLGESEAARRIEASVAFDLATRDHSSPGATYAVGDRLAALVSSNVRTA from the coding sequence ATGCGGCTCGCAGTGATCCCAGGAGACGGGATCGGGCCCGAGGTCGTCGCCGAGGCACTGAAGGTGCTCGGTGAGGTCGTTCCAGCGGCTGAGATCACCCGCTACGACCTCGGCGCGGCGCGCTGGCACGCCACAGGTGAGTTGCTGCCGGAGTCCGTGCTCGGGGAACTCCGCCAGCACGACGCGATCCTGCTCGGCGCCGTGGGCGACCCGTCGGTGCCGAGCGGAATCCTGGAGCGTGGCCTGCTGCTGCGGCTCCGGTTCGAGCTCGACCACCACGTGAACCTGCGCCCGGCCCGGCTGTACCCCGGTGTGCGCAGCCCGATCGCCGACCCGCCGGAGATCGACATGGTGGTGGTGCGGGAGGGCACGGAAGGCCTGTACGCGGGCAACGGCGGGCTCCTGCGCAAGGACACGCCGCACGAGATCGCGACCGAGGTGTCGATCAACACCTCGTTCGGCGTGGAGCGGGTGGTGCGCGACGCGTTCGCCCGTGCCGCGAACCGGCCGCGCAAGCACCTCACGCTCGTGCACAAGACCAACGTGCTCACGCACGCCGGGTCGTTGTGGTCGCGGGTGGTGGAGGAGGTGTCGTTGCAGCACCCGGACGTGACGGTGGCGTACCAGCACGTCGACGCGGCGACGATCCACCTGGTCACCGACCCGGGCCGGTACGACGTGATCGTGACGGACAACCTGTTCGGCGACATCCTGACCGACCTGGCGGCGGCCGTGACCGGCGGCATCGGGCTGGCGGCGTCGGGCAACCTGGACGTGACGCGGCGCAACCCGAGCATGTTCGAGCCGGTGCACGGCAGCGCGCCGGACATCGCGGGCCAGGGCATCGCCGACCCGACCGCGGCGGTGCTGTCCGTCGCCCTCATGCTCGACCACCTGGGCGAGTCCGAGGCGGCTCGGCGGATCGAGGCGTCGGTGGCGTTCGACCTGGCCACCCGCGACCACTCGTCGCCGGGCGCGACCTACGCCGTGGGCGACCGCCTGGCGGCCCTCGTCTCCTCCAACGTCCGCACCGCCTAA
- a CDS encoding FecCD family ABC transporter permease, translating to MTPTSSQARAQALRRPPTAGLCLALAAVLAASVVAGVALGPVRIPFDDVLRFLAAALTGGTVDAAEAGPYRIVWDIRLPRVLLAAVVGAGLSVVGVAIQAMVRNALADPYVLGISSGASVGATAVVTTGLFASLGIYALSTAAFIAALAAMALVYVVTGRDLTPLRLVLTGTAMAYGFSAVAMLLVFQSPRGEAARAAMFWLLGSLGGVTWTSLPIAAAVTAAGTAYLLTRAKHLNALSMGDETATTLGIDVSRTRKALFAVTAAMTGVLVAVSGAVGFVGLMLPHLVRLTVGADHRKVLGVAPLAGACFLIWVDVAARLLAAPEELPLGVITAALGVPCFVLLMRRRGYVFGGR from the coding sequence GTGACCCCCACCAGCAGCCAGGCGCGTGCCCAGGCCCTCCGCCGCCCGCCCACCGCGGGCCTGTGCCTGGCCCTCGCCGCCGTGCTCGCCGCCTCGGTCGTCGCCGGCGTCGCGCTCGGACCGGTGCGCATCCCGTTCGACGACGTCCTGCGCTTCCTCGCCGCGGCCCTCACCGGCGGCACGGTCGACGCCGCCGAGGCGGGCCCCTACCGGATCGTGTGGGACATCCGCCTGCCCCGCGTCCTGCTCGCCGCCGTGGTCGGCGCGGGCCTGTCCGTGGTCGGCGTCGCCATCCAGGCCATGGTCCGCAACGCCCTCGCCGACCCGTACGTGCTGGGCATCTCCTCCGGCGCGAGCGTCGGCGCCACCGCCGTCGTGACCACCGGCCTGTTCGCCTCCCTGGGCATCTACGCGCTGTCCACGGCCGCCTTCATCGCCGCCCTGGCCGCCATGGCCCTGGTCTACGTCGTCACGGGCCGTGACCTCACCCCGCTGCGCCTGGTCCTCACCGGCACGGCCATGGCCTACGGCTTCTCCGCCGTCGCCATGCTGCTGGTGTTCCAGTCGCCACGCGGCGAGGCGGCCCGCGCCGCGATGTTCTGGCTGCTCGGCAGCCTCGGCGGCGTCACGTGGACGTCGCTGCCGATCGCCGCCGCCGTCACCGCGGCGGGCACCGCCTACCTGCTGACCCGCGCCAAGCACCTCAACGCGCTGTCCATGGGCGACGAGACGGCCACCACCCTCGGCATCGACGTCTCCCGCACCCGCAAGGCGCTGTTCGCCGTCACGGCCGCCATGACCGGCGTGCTGGTCGCGGTCAGCGGCGCGGTCGGGTTCGTCGGCCTGATGCTGCCGCACCTGGTCCGCCTCACGGTCGGCGCCGACCACCGCAAGGTGCTCGGCGTGGCCCCGCTCGCGGGCGCGTGCTTCCTGATCTGGGTGGACGTCGCCGCACGCCTGCTCGCCGCCCCCGAGGAGCTGCCGCTGGGCGTCATCACGGCCGCGCTGGGCGTGCCGTGCTTCGTCCTGCTGATGCGCCGCCGCGGCTACGTGTTCGGCGGTCGCTGA
- a CDS encoding ABC transporter ATP-binding protein codes for MDVRLEGVTVDGILRGIDLHARDHEVHGIVGPNGSGKSTTLRCVYRALRPSGGVVLLGGRDVAAGKVRDTAEHLAALTQDSHVEFDFTVTEVVAMGRLPHRTTPGHDAEVVAGALSRVDAAHLAHRGFLTLSGGERQRVLIARALAQQPRVLVLDEPTNHLDISHQLAVLSLVRGLGVTVLAVLHDLNLAAAYCDRLHVLDGGRVVRSGTPEEVLTPEVLHEVFDVRAHVVRHPTSGVPQLLFDHRESTA; via the coding sequence ATGGACGTGCGACTCGAAGGCGTCACCGTCGACGGCATCCTGCGCGGCATCGACCTGCACGCGCGCGACCACGAGGTGCACGGCATCGTCGGCCCGAACGGCAGCGGCAAGTCGACCACGCTGCGCTGCGTGTACCGGGCGCTGAGGCCGTCCGGGGGAGTGGTCCTGCTCGGCGGCCGGGACGTCGCGGCGGGCAAGGTCCGCGACACCGCCGAGCACCTGGCCGCGCTCACCCAGGACAGCCACGTCGAGTTCGACTTCACCGTCACCGAGGTCGTCGCGATGGGACGCCTCCCGCACCGGACGACCCCCGGGCACGACGCCGAGGTGGTCGCCGGGGCCCTGTCGCGAGTGGACGCCGCCCACCTCGCCCACCGCGGCTTCCTGACCCTCTCCGGCGGCGAGCGGCAGCGCGTCCTGATCGCCCGCGCCCTGGCCCAGCAGCCGCGGGTGCTCGTGCTGGACGAGCCGACCAACCACCTCGACATCAGCCACCAGCTCGCGGTCCTCTCGCTGGTCCGCGGCCTGGGCGTGACCGTCCTCGCGGTCCTGCACGACCTCAACCTCGCCGCCGCCTACTGCGACCGCCTGCACGTGCTCGACGGTGGTCGGGTGGTGCGCAGCGGCACGCCGGAGGAGGTGCTCACCCCCGAGGTGCTGCACGAGGTGTTCGACGTCCGCGCCCACGTCGTGCGCCACCCCACCAGCGGCGTGCCCCAACTGCTGTTCGACCACAGGGAGTCCACCGCGTGA
- a CDS encoding ABC transporter substrate-binding protein, giving the protein MKKLVALALIALTTGCGARIAPAAATETVTVTNCGQQVAYAKPSRVVTNDTGIAEIMFALGLGDRMAGYVIGGGQAGDVASSPWKADFDRVPNLGEQITKELVQGAKADLVFAGWNYGFSEATGFTPDALDDLGIATYQLTEACRNGVGRQRGIMPPLDALYTDLRNLGRVFGVEAKAEELIAGYQEQVSNAAKLVKQNRPKVFLYDSGLDQPFTSGRNAAPHDIIGKAGGDNIFGDLDDSWTTVGWEAVVDRAPDVVLINDYADGEATTPDEKRAFLESYPPLADVPAIRHGRFFVLPYAALVESPRNPAAIEAFARFLADSFHP; this is encoded by the coding sequence GTGAAGAAGCTCGTCGCCCTCGCCCTGATCGCCCTCACCACGGGCTGCGGTGCGCGGATCGCGCCCGCCGCCGCCACCGAGACGGTCACCGTCACGAACTGCGGGCAGCAGGTCGCGTACGCGAAACCGTCCCGTGTGGTCACCAACGACACCGGCATCGCCGAGATCATGTTCGCGCTCGGCCTCGGTGACCGGATGGCCGGGTACGTCATCGGCGGCGGCCAGGCCGGTGACGTCGCCTCCTCGCCCTGGAAGGCCGACTTCGACCGCGTGCCGAACCTCGGCGAGCAGATCACCAAGGAGCTCGTCCAGGGCGCGAAGGCGGACCTCGTGTTCGCGGGCTGGAACTACGGCTTCTCCGAGGCCACCGGCTTCACCCCGGACGCCCTCGACGACCTCGGCATCGCCACCTACCAGCTCACCGAGGCGTGCCGGAACGGCGTGGGCAGGCAGCGCGGCATCATGCCGCCGCTGGACGCCCTCTACACCGACCTGCGCAACCTGGGCCGCGTGTTCGGCGTGGAGGCGAAGGCCGAGGAGCTGATCGCGGGCTACCAGGAGCAGGTCTCCAACGCCGCGAAGCTCGTCAAGCAGAACCGCCCGAAGGTGTTCCTCTACGACAGCGGGCTCGACCAGCCGTTCACCTCGGGCCGCAACGCCGCGCCGCACGACATCATCGGCAAGGCGGGCGGTGACAACATCTTCGGCGACCTCGACGACAGCTGGACCACGGTCGGCTGGGAGGCCGTCGTGGACCGCGCCCCGGACGTGGTGCTGATCAACGACTACGCCGACGGCGAGGCGACCACCCCGGACGAGAAGCGGGCGTTCCTGGAGTCCTACCCGCCGCTGGCCGACGTGCCCGCCATCCGGCACGGGCGGTTCTTCGTGCTGCCCTACGCGGCCCTGGTGGAGAGCCCGCGCAACCCGGCCGCCATCGAGGCGTTCGCCAGGTTCTTGGCCGATAGCTTCCACCCATAG
- the cimA gene encoding citramalate synthase: protein MTPLGDSFHVFDTTLRDGAQREGISYSVNDKLAVARLLDSLGVGFIEGGWPGAMPKDTEFFARAAAGELALKHAQLVAFGSTRKAGVKVHEDAQVRALLEAQTPVVTLVAKSDRRHIERALRTDVAENCAMVRDTVAHLVGEGRRVFLDAEHFFDGFAFDPDTALRVLESAVEGGADVVVLCDTNGGQLPLGLAETVADVVARTGFRVGIHCQDDTSCAVANTIAAVQAGATHVQCTANGYGERAGNADLFAVVGNLVTKLGLRVLPTESLAELTRVSHALAEIANIAPDTHQAYVGSSAFAHKAGLHASAIKVDPELYNHIDPDTVGNDMRVLVTEMAGRASLELKGREFGIDLTRRPDALTTVVRKVKDLEAGGWSFEAADASLELLLRAEMSDLDAPPFALESYRVVLDHHQDGAIVSEATVKVHVAGERVIATAEGNGPVHALDAALRKALLPHLSWLDAVELNDYKVRILTDQHGTDAVTRVLVESTDGEREWTTVGVHGNIVEASWLALCDALVHKAMRVSPSPA from the coding sequence GTGACCCCCCTCGGCGATTCATTCCACGTCTTCGACACGACCTTGCGGGACGGTGCCCAGCGCGAGGGCATCTCCTACTCGGTCAACGACAAGCTGGCCGTGGCCCGCCTGCTCGACTCGCTCGGCGTCGGTTTCATCGAGGGTGGCTGGCCGGGCGCCATGCCGAAGGACACCGAGTTCTTCGCCAGGGCGGCCGCGGGGGAGCTCGCGCTCAAGCACGCGCAGCTCGTCGCGTTCGGCTCGACCCGCAAGGCGGGCGTCAAGGTGCACGAGGACGCGCAGGTCAGGGCCCTGCTGGAGGCGCAGACGCCGGTCGTGACGCTGGTCGCGAAGTCCGACCGCAGGCACATCGAACGGGCGCTGCGCACGGACGTGGCGGAGAACTGCGCGATGGTCCGCGACACCGTCGCGCACCTGGTCGGCGAGGGCCGCCGGGTGTTCCTCGACGCCGAGCACTTCTTCGACGGCTTCGCCTTCGACCCCGACACCGCGCTGCGCGTGCTGGAGTCCGCAGTGGAGGGTGGCGCGGACGTCGTCGTGCTGTGCGACACCAACGGCGGCCAGCTGCCCCTGGGCCTGGCCGAGACCGTCGCCGACGTGGTCGCCCGCACGGGCTTCCGGGTCGGCATCCACTGCCAGGACGACACGTCCTGCGCGGTGGCCAACACCATCGCCGCGGTGCAGGCGGGGGCGACCCACGTCCAGTGCACCGCGAACGGCTACGGCGAGCGAGCGGGCAACGCGGACCTGTTCGCCGTCGTCGGGAACCTCGTGACCAAACTCGGCCTGCGGGTGCTACCCACCGAATCGCTGGCCGAGCTCACCCGGGTCTCCCATGCGCTGGCCGAGATCGCGAACATCGCACCCGACACCCACCAGGCCTACGTCGGGTCGTCGGCCTTCGCCCACAAGGCGGGGCTGCACGCGAGCGCGATCAAGGTGGATCCGGAGTTGTACAACCACATCGACCCGGACACCGTCGGCAACGACATGCGGGTGCTGGTCACCGAGATGGCGGGTCGGGCCAGTCTCGAACTCAAGGGACGTGAGTTCGGGATCGACCTGACCCGCCGGCCCGACGCGCTCACCACCGTGGTGCGCAAGGTGAAGGACCTGGAGGCGGGCGGCTGGTCGTTCGAGGCCGCCGACGCCTCCCTGGAGCTGCTGCTCCGGGCGGAGATGTCCGACCTGGACGCGCCGCCGTTCGCGCTCGAGTCGTACCGCGTGGTGCTCGACCACCACCAGGACGGCGCGATCGTGTCCGAGGCCACGGTGAAGGTGCACGTGGCCGGTGAGCGGGTCATCGCCACCGCCGAGGGCAACGGCCCGGTGCACGCGCTGGACGCCGCGTTGCGCAAGGCGCTCCTGCCCCACCTGTCGTGGTTGGACGCGGTGGAGCTGAACGACTACAAGGTGCGCATCCTGACCGATCAGCACGGCACCGACGCCGTCACCCGCGTGCTCGTGGAGTCCACCGACGGCGAGCGCGAGTGGACCACCGTGGGCGTGCACGGCAACATCGTCGAGGCCAGTTGGCTCGCCCTGTGCGACGCGCTGGTGCACAAGGCGATGCGGGTCAGCCCGTCACCAGCGTGA
- a CDS encoding S1 family peptidase produces the protein MRTLLIVLTLLVAAAARAAATPEEVGAALPTPLEAGTSLYPSSGGRCANGFNARGHLIVPTSCGALGTVVRGPDLVEIGPIVAVRSTYSIVRITNTAAWVQRPTIAGRSGTITGSAETPVGGQVCAAGRTTGLRCGTVQAKNVTVNYPGGIVHGLTRTSVCTEPGDQWAPVFTGSQAQGHSLGGSGNCSTGGASYFEPLNRILAGEGLTLVTG, from the coding sequence ATGCGAACCCTGCTGATCGTGCTGACCCTGCTCGTCGCCGCGGCCGCGCGGGCCGCGGCCACCCCGGAAGAGGTCGGTGCCGCGCTGCCGACCCCGCTCGAAGCCGGCACCAGCCTGTACCCGTCGTCCGGCGGACGCTGCGCCAACGGCTTCAACGCCCGCGGCCACCTCATCGTGCCGACCTCCTGCGGGGCGCTCGGCACGGTGGTCCGCGGGCCCGACCTGGTCGAGATAGGCCCGATCGTGGCGGTCCGGTCGACCTACTCGATCGTCCGGATCACCAACACCGCCGCGTGGGTCCAGCGGCCCACCATCGCCGGGCGGTCCGGCACCATCACCGGCTCGGCCGAGACGCCCGTCGGCGGCCAGGTGTGCGCGGCGGGCCGCACCACCGGGTTGCGGTGCGGCACCGTGCAGGCGAAGAACGTGACCGTGAACTACCCGGGCGGCATCGTCCACGGCCTCACCCGGACCAGCGTGTGCACCGAACCCGGCGACCAGTGGGCCCCGGTCTTCACCGGGTCCCAGGCCCAGGGGCACTCGCTCGGCGGCAGCGGCAACTGCTCCACCGGCGGCGCGTCCTACTTCGAGCCGCTCAACCGCATCCTGGCCGGTGAGGGGCTCACGCTGGTGACGGGCTGA